A single window of Eucalyptus grandis isolate ANBG69807.140 chromosome 1, ASM1654582v1, whole genome shotgun sequence DNA harbors:
- the LOC108955692 gene encoding disease resistance protein RUN1-like, protein MEMIVGSEANVSLQPWSRRDNGEFTVHDQLRDLGRSIFCQGQLLEKCRGPWDYNYEGVPRVVRDLERRPWFHDFLGAASSGDSKFSEVRWLEWSDPGNDASLSTINLHLPKLSVLDLWGEFTENWEGWNSFKASKQLKVLCLRGCHNLRCTPELSAFTQLKILLLNSCDGLEDLHPSIGKLTSLVSLDLRFCTGLKELLEEVGGLKDLEELLLDHSGITTIPSSIGSLRKLKTLSAFDVWVTERNPQLNWGFTEFARP, encoded by the exons ATGGAAatgatc gtgggatctgaggccaatGTAAGTCTTcagccct GGTCGAGGCGTGACAATGGTGAATTTACGGTGCATGATCAactgagagatcttggaaggagcATTTTTTGCCAAGGACAACTGCTTGAGAAATGTAGAGGACCATGGGACTACAACTATGAGGGAGTCCCAAGAGTAGTAAGAGATCTAGAG AGACGCCCCTGGTTCCACGACTTTTTGGGGGCAGCTTCTAGCGGAGATTCCAAGTTTTCTGAAGTGAGATGGCTTGAGTGGAGCGATCCTGGAAACGATGCGTCTCTTTCGACGATCAACttgcatttgccaaaattatCGGTGCTGGACTTATGGGGAGAATTCACAGAGAATTGGGAAGGATGGAATTCATTCAAG GCGTCAAAGCAGCTTAAAGTTCTCTGCCTTCGAGGTTGTCATAATTTAAGATGTACTCCTGAACTCTCAGCTTTCACGCAGTTGAAAATTCTCCTATTGAACTCTTGTGATGGATTGGAGGATCTCCACCCTTCTATTGGCAAACTCACAAGCCTCGTTTCCTTGGACTTGCGTTTCTGTACAGGTCTCAAGGAGCTACTAGAGGAGGTGGGTggattaaaagatttagaagaaCTTCTTTTAGATCACTCTGGTATTACAACAATTCCTTCGTCTATTGGTTCTTTGAGGAAATTGAAGACACTGAGTGCCTTCGATGTGTGGGTCACTGAGAGAAATCCCCAGCTCAATTGGGGATTTACAGAATTTGCAAGACCTTAA